In the genome of Chryseobacterium oryzae, one region contains:
- a CDS encoding hemolysin family protein, whose protein sequence is MDSDIVRLLLALFLVLLNGFFVAAEFSIVKVRYSQIQLKAAEGNSMAKQAEHIIKHLDAYLSATQLGITLASLALGFVGESAMHHMVQGFLNYFNIESLAQYSNTIALVLSFLIVTVMHIVFGELIPKSIAIRKSEPTTMFIAMPLRIFYMVFKPFIWLMNSMSNGFLRLIKIPPATEGDIHSTEELQLLVKQSADSGEIEEENYEIIKNAFDFTDHSAKQIMVPRQNITSINFSDDVNSIINEIMDSGYSRIPVYENSIDNIIGILYTKEIIREYVKRKGVLSHDDLRELMRDSFFVVGSKKISDLLKIFQQKKQHLAIVIDEFGGTEGIITLEDILEELVGEIQDEEDDEEKLVDKVGENTFWVKATQPLDEINESLPKKLPLSEESEYNTLAGFILHELEEIPEENQEFDLDGYHFKILKMNNKSVEMVELEYIEPSIVDELIDKIEI, encoded by the coding sequence ATGGACTCGGACATAGTCAGGCTTTTGTTAGCCTTGTTTCTAGTATTATTAAATGGCTTTTTCGTAGCCGCAGAATTCTCAATTGTTAAAGTACGTTATTCACAAATTCAGCTTAAAGCTGCCGAAGGAAACTCTATGGCAAAGCAAGCTGAGCATATTATAAAGCATTTGGATGCATATCTTTCTGCAACTCAGTTAGGAATTACTTTAGCTTCTCTTGCCTTAGGTTTTGTTGGAGAAAGTGCTATGCATCATATGGTTCAGGGATTTCTTAATTATTTTAATATAGAATCTTTAGCACAATATTCTAATACGATTGCTTTAGTGCTTAGTTTTCTAATCGTTACCGTAATGCATATTGTTTTTGGGGAATTAATACCAAAATCTATAGCGATAAGGAAATCGGAACCGACAACGATGTTCATTGCCATGCCTTTACGCATTTTTTATATGGTTTTCAAACCGTTTATTTGGTTGATGAATTCAATGTCTAATGGTTTTTTACGATTAATTAAAATACCTCCGGCTACAGAAGGAGATATCCACTCTACAGAAGAACTTCAGCTTTTGGTGAAACAATCAGCAGATAGCGGAGAAATTGAAGAGGAGAACTACGAAATCATTAAAAATGCTTTCGATTTTACCGATCATTCGGCGAAGCAAATTATGGTTCCTAGACAGAATATTACTTCCATTAATTTCAGTGATGATGTTAATTCAATTATTAATGAAATTATGGACAGCGGTTATTCCCGTATTCCGGTTTACGAAAATTCTATAGATAATATTATTGGTATCCTTTACACCAAAGAAATTATCAGAGAATATGTAAAACGAAAAGGAGTTTTAAGCCATGATGATTTAAGAGAGTTGATGCGTGATTCGTTTTTTGTGGTTGGAAGCAAGAAAATTTCAGATTTATTGAAGATTTTTCAACAGAAAAAGCAGCATTTGGCAATTGTAATAGACGAATTTGGTGGTACTGAAGGAATTATTACCTTGGAAGATATTCTTGAAGAATTGGTGGGTGAAATTCAGGATGAGGAAGATGATGAAGAAAAACTGGTAGATAAAGTAGGAGAAAATACGTTTTGGGTAAAGGCAACACAGCCTTTAGACGAAATTAATGAGTCTTTGCCTAAAAAACTTCCTCTTTCGGAGGAAAGTGAATATAATACTTTGGCAGGATTTATTCTTCACGAATTGGAAGAAATTCCGGAAGAAAATCAGGAGTTCGATTTGGATGGTTATCATTTCAAAATACTGAAAATGAATAATAAAAGTGTTGAAATGGTTGAGTTGGAATACATTGAACCCAGTATTGTAGATGAATTAATAGACAAAATTGAAATTTAA
- a CDS encoding electron transfer flavoprotein subunit beta/FixA family protein: MKILVCISSVPDTTSKINFTADKSAFDKNGIQWVINPLDEFALTKAVKLQESQGATVTVINVGDATTEPVIRKALAIGANDAVRVNLDPKDSFSTAKEIASVAQNGGYDLILCGKESIDYNGGSVPGMVAQLLNQPFVNASVGLEVNGAEATAVREIEGGKETISVKLPAVFAGQKGLVDEKDLIIPNMRGIMSARTKPLQVVEPVSAEVKVQGVSYDSVPPRAAVKMVSPDNLDELVRLLHEEAKVI; the protein is encoded by the coding sequence ATGAAAATATTAGTTTGTATCAGTAGTGTTCCGGATACTACTTCAAAAATCAACTTTACTGCAGATAAATCTGCATTCGACAAAAATGGTATTCAGTGGGTAATTAATCCTTTGGATGAATTTGCTTTAACAAAAGCGGTAAAATTGCAGGAATCTCAAGGTGCTACGGTAACCGTTATCAATGTTGGAGACGCAACTACAGAACCTGTGATAAGAAAAGCTCTGGCTATTGGAGCAAACGATGCAGTACGAGTAAATTTAGATCCTAAAGACAGTTTCTCAACAGCTAAAGAAATTGCTTCAGTTGCTCAAAATGGAGGTTACGATTTAATACTTTGTGGTAAAGAATCTATTGATTATAATGGAGGTTCTGTTCCAGGAATGGTTGCACAGCTATTGAATCAGCCTTTTGTGAATGCTTCTGTTGGTCTTGAAGTAAATGGTGCCGAAGCAACTGCTGTAAGAGAGATTGAAGGAGGTAAAGAAACTATTTCGGTGAAATTACCGGCTGTTTTTGCAGGTCAGAAAGGTTTGGTAGATGAAAAAGATCTTATTATTCCTAATATGAGAGGGATTATGTCTGCAAGAACAAAACCGTTGCAGGTAGTAGAACCTGTTTCTGCGGAAGTAAAAGTTCAGGGTGTTTCTTACGATTCAGTTCCTCCAAGAGCTGCCGTTAAAATGGTTTCCCCGGATAACCTTGATGAATTGGTAAGATTGCTTCACGAAGAAGCTAAAGTAATCTAA
- a CDS encoding FtsB family cell division protein encodes MPEKELIKDIKPKSETFRFIQNYILNKYVITIVLFLVWMIFFDKTSFLVIHELNGEIDKYQEQLQYYKSEYEKNDKFYKKLMNNKSEKEKYARENYFMKKPNEEIFILVADSSKVAKK; translated from the coding sequence ATGCCAGAAAAAGAACTTATTAAGGACATAAAGCCTAAATCTGAAACTTTCAGGTTTATTCAGAATTATATTCTGAACAAATATGTCATTACCATTGTTCTGTTTCTAGTATGGATGATTTTCTTTGATAAAACTTCTTTTTTGGTAATCCACGAGCTGAATGGAGAAATAGATAAATACCAAGAGCAGCTTCAGTATTACAAATCTGAGTACGAAAAGAATGATAAATTCTACAAAAAACTCATGAACAACAAATCTGAAAAAGAAAAATATGCACGAGAAAATTATTTTATGAAAAAACCTAACGAAGAAATTTTCATTCTTGTTGCCGACAGCTCTAAAGTGGCAAAAAAATAG
- a CDS encoding methylmalonyl-CoA mutase family protein: MSNDTFTNWENLVKKQLKTEDIYTILKKDNLEGIEVKPFYNSMEKQLPNFPKVEESTHLVADYHESLEDDVFAFLLNENVENLTGKTVFINNKDLAEHISPQEEDQYFSLIDVFDEKNAEINDQLVKELLAKDFTRNICIDVSLHQNAGASIVQQLGIALAKTKELTEVYGSEILRKLLFRLAVGGNYFFEMAKIRAFKLVFNEFSKEFDLDEVPYIFAETSLRNKSVSDSENNLIRSTLELASAMIGGADAVYSNDYLLNRSTENSQEISFKQQIVLAYESIINVFEDASNGSYYIEDITKQIAEKSWKYFVEIEEKGGYLDLLKEGKIQEDIFNHALEEQKWVEEGKIKLIGVNLYPKLEIKKSAEELYQKEEIKAVRWAEMYE, from the coding sequence ATGTCCAACGATACATTTACCAACTGGGAAAATTTAGTTAAAAAACAGCTTAAAACAGAAGATATTTATACCATTCTGAAAAAAGATAATCTTGAAGGAATTGAGGTGAAACCTTTTTACAATTCTATGGAAAAACAGTTACCCAATTTTCCTAAAGTGGAAGAAAGTACCCATTTGGTGGCAGATTATCACGAAAGTCTGGAAGACGATGTTTTTGCATTTTTACTCAACGAAAATGTTGAAAATTTAACGGGTAAAACGGTTTTTATCAATAATAAAGACTTAGCAGAACACATCAGTCCGCAGGAAGAAGATCAATATTTTTCTTTAATTGATGTTTTTGATGAAAAAAATGCAGAAATAAACGATCAGCTGGTTAAAGAATTATTGGCTAAAGATTTTACTCGAAATATCTGTATAGATGTTTCTTTGCATCAGAATGCTGGAGCTTCTATCGTTCAGCAGTTGGGGATTGCTTTGGCAAAGACCAAAGAACTTACTGAAGTTTACGGTTCTGAAATTTTAAGAAAATTGCTTTTCAGATTGGCTGTAGGAGGAAATTATTTCTTTGAAATGGCTAAAATCCGTGCTTTTAAACTTGTTTTTAATGAGTTTTCTAAAGAGTTTGATCTGGATGAAGTTCCTTACATTTTTGCAGAAACGTCATTAAGAAATAAATCTGTTTCAGACAGCGAAAATAATCTTATCCGTTCTACGCTGGAACTGGCTTCGGCAATGATTGGTGGTGCAGATGCAGTATATAGCAATGATTATCTGCTTAATCGTTCCACAGAAAATTCTCAGGAAATTTCTTTCAAACAGCAGATTGTATTAGCCTATGAAAGCATCATTAATGTATTTGAAGACGCTTCTAACGGAAGTTATTACATTGAAGATATCACAAAACAGATTGCCGAAAAATCCTGGAAATATTTTGTCGAAATTGAAGAAAAAGGAGGCTATTTAGACCTTTTGAAAGAAGGAAAAATTCAGGAAGACATTTTTAATCATGCATTGGAAGAGCAAAAATGGGTAGAAGAAGGAAAAATAAAGCTGATTGGGGTGAATCTGTATCCTAAATTGGAGATTAAAAAATCTGCGGAAGAATTATACCAAAAAGAAGAAATAAAAGCCGTTCGCTGGGCTGAAATGTATGAATAA
- the udk gene encoding uridine kinase codes for MLVIGIAGGTGSGKTTVVDKIIQQLDIEGMNILSQDNYYHDNHNLTLAEREALNYDHPKSIDFDLLISHVKALKNNESIEQPIYSFVTHGRTGDHVTVEPKNVLVVEGILVLTNPELLKEFDLKVFVHADSDERLIRRIRRDTQERGRDLNEVLHRYQTTLKPMHQEFIEPSKNEADLIIPNMRQNSVAIDFLTTVIKNSLRKN; via the coding sequence ATGCTTGTAATAGGAATTGCCGGAGGTACAGGCTCAGGCAAAACTACGGTTGTTGACAAGATTATTCAGCAGCTTGACATTGAAGGGATGAATATTCTTTCTCAGGACAATTATTACCATGATAATCATAATTTAACGTTAGCAGAAAGAGAAGCTTTAAACTACGATCATCCCAAATCTATAGATTTTGATTTACTCATCAGTCACGTAAAAGCGTTAAAAAATAACGAATCTATAGAACAACCTATTTACAGCTTTGTAACACACGGAAGAACCGGAGATCATGTAACTGTAGAACCTAAAAATGTTCTGGTAGTTGAGGGAATTTTGGTTTTAACCAATCCGGAGCTCCTTAAAGAGTTTGATCTGAAAGTGTTTGTTCATGCAGATTCGGATGAGAGACTAATTCGTAGAATCCGTAGAGATACGCAGGAAAGAGGGAGAGATTTGAATGAAGTTTTACACCGTTATCAAACTACCTTAAAACCAATGCATCAGGAATTTATTGAGCCTTCTAAAAATGAAGCCGATTTAATTATTCCGAACATGAGACAAAACTCTGTTGCTATTGATTTTTTAACCACTGTTATAAAAAATTCACTCAGAAAAAACTAA
- the atpG gene encoding ATP synthase F1 subunit gamma, translating into MANLKEIRGRISSISSTMQITRAMKMVSAAKLKKAQDAIVMLRPYSEKLQEIIQNVNSSSDPDQVSVFAQKRDVKKVLFIAITSNRGLAGAFNSSVVKELNNQFQDNAQYDIEVLTIGKKVYDAVRKGRSVYSNESSVYDNLSFDRISNITEGVMSSFKEGKFDEVYLIYNKFINAATQEVTTEQLLPISMPETEENLVETDYIFEPNRSEILDNLIPKSIKTQVFKAVLDSVASEHGARMTAMHKATDNAQALKNDLVIFYNKARQAAITNEILEIVSGAEALKNS; encoded by the coding sequence ATGGCAAACTTAAAAGAAATACGAGGAAGAATCAGTTCAATATCATCTACGATGCAAATTACCCGTGCGATGAAAATGGTTTCGGCAGCGAAACTTAAGAAAGCGCAGGATGCTATTGTAATGTTGAGACCTTATTCTGAAAAACTTCAGGAGATTATCCAGAATGTAAACTCTAGTTCAGATCCTGATCAGGTTTCTGTTTTTGCTCAGAAAAGAGATGTAAAAAAAGTACTTTTTATTGCGATAACTTCTAATAGAGGTTTAGCGGGTGCTTTCAACTCTTCTGTGGTAAAAGAACTCAACAATCAGTTTCAGGATAATGCTCAGTATGATATTGAAGTTCTTACCATTGGTAAAAAGGTGTACGATGCTGTAAGAAAAGGACGTTCTGTTTATTCTAACGAAAGCTCTGTTTACGATAATTTAAGTTTCGATAGAATTTCTAACATTACTGAAGGAGTAATGTCCAGTTTTAAGGAAGGTAAATTTGATGAAGTTTATTTAATTTACAATAAATTCATCAATGCAGCTACTCAGGAAGTTACCACAGAACAACTGCTTCCTATTTCTATGCCTGAAACTGAAGAAAATTTGGTAGAAACAGATTATATCTTTGAACCTAACAGAAGTGAGATTTTGGATAATCTAATTCCTAAGTCTATTAAAACTCAGGTTTTTAAAGCAGTTTTAGATTCTGTAGCATCGGAACACGGAGCGAGAATGACAGCTATGCATAAAGCTACCGATAATGCTCAGGCTTTGAAGAATGATTTGGTTATTTTCTATAATAAAGCAAGACAGGCTGCCATTACCAATGAGATTTTAGAAATTGTTTCAGGAGCAGAAGCACTGAAAAATTCTTAA
- a CDS encoding class I SAM-dependent methyltransferase: MNKVILQEEIQQYIHANLTKDLHSLLLKKSPFPEVSMQELVQQIKGKQVAQKKFPFLLKEGVVFPPQINIEQSSSELTAKYKSAKIKGKKLVDLTSGFGIDAYYLSENFEEVTLVEQNTELLEIVKHNWAVLGKKGTFINQHLEDFLNENKENFDTIYLDPARRDHNKNKVFLLEDLSPNIIEIQDKLLSISNEIVIKLSPLIDLKYLVSALKNVAKIDIIAVKNDVKEVVIYQKRDFSGEIWCNCINLESEEPVFNFHLSKEKDTVAEYSEPEKFLYIPNNSILKAGVFNVISEDFKIKKLHPNTHLYTSETKIKDFPGRVLEVEVIDSKHIKKKEQFNIISKNYPLKPEDIKKKYQLKDGGNRYLIFTQSKKGKIILKSV; the protein is encoded by the coding sequence ATGAATAAGGTTATTTTACAGGAAGAAATTCAGCAATATATCCATGCAAATCTTACCAAAGATTTGCATTCTTTATTATTAAAAAAATCGCCGTTTCCCGAAGTTTCTATGCAGGAATTGGTACAGCAGATTAAAGGGAAACAGGTGGCACAGAAAAAATTTCCTTTTTTATTGAAAGAAGGAGTTGTTTTTCCGCCGCAAATCAATATAGAACAGTCTTCTTCTGAACTTACTGCAAAATATAAATCTGCTAAGATTAAAGGCAAAAAACTGGTTGATTTAACAAGCGGTTTCGGGATTGATGCCTATTATTTATCCGAAAACTTTGAAGAAGTTACTCTGGTGGAACAAAATACCGAACTTTTGGAAATCGTAAAGCACAATTGGGCTGTTTTAGGGAAGAAAGGAACATTTATTAATCAGCATTTAGAGGATTTTCTTAATGAAAATAAAGAAAATTTCGATACAATTTATTTAGATCCTGCCCGAAGAGATCATAATAAGAATAAAGTTTTTTTGCTTGAAGATCTTTCACCCAACATTATCGAAATTCAGGATAAACTGCTTTCCATTTCAAATGAGATTGTGATTAAGCTTTCTCCGCTGATTGATCTTAAATATCTTGTTTCTGCCTTAAAAAATGTAGCCAAAATTGATATTATTGCGGTGAAAAATGATGTAAAGGAAGTGGTGATTTACCAGAAACGTGATTTTTCAGGCGAAATTTGGTGTAACTGTATCAATCTCGAATCAGAAGAACCTGTATTTAATTTTCATTTAAGCAAGGAAAAAGATACCGTAGCAGAATATTCTGAACCGGAAAAATTTCTGTATATTCCGAATAATTCCATTTTAAAAGCAGGAGTATTTAATGTGATCTCAGAAGATTTTAAAATCAAAAAATTACATCCTAATACTCATTTATATACATCAGAGACCAAAATTAAAGACTTTCCCGGAAGAGTTTTAGAAGTTGAAGTTATTGATTCTAAACATATTAAGAAAAAAGAACAGTTTAATATAATATCTAAAAATTATCCGTTGAAACCTGAAGATATTAAGAAAAAATATCAGCTTAAAGATGGCGGAAATCGCTATCTTATTTTTACGCAATCCAAAAAAGGTAAAATAATATTAAAATCAGTATAA
- a CDS encoding SDR family oxidoreductase, with amino-acid sequence MIQNKVAYITGGTKGIGLGIAEVLLKNGIMVAFSGRKKEDVEKAEYNLKQISQNVLGIVSNVKNLESENAAIESVKQKFGRLDYVIANAGLGIFKPVDQLSAEEWNDMIDTNLTGVFYTLKASVEELKKTEGYYITISSLAGANFFENGTGYNASKFGVVGFTQAAMIDLRKYNIKSTVIMPGSVATHFNGHIPSEKDSWKIQPEDMGNLVLDILKMNPRVLPSKIEFRATKPQS; translated from the coding sequence ATGATTCAAAATAAAGTAGCATACATTACTGGTGGAACAAAAGGTATCGGTTTGGGAATTGCTGAAGTTTTATTGAAAAATGGCATTATGGTAGCATTTTCGGGAAGAAAAAAAGAGGATGTAGAAAAAGCTGAATATAATTTAAAACAAATCTCGCAAAATGTTTTGGGTATTGTTTCCAATGTAAAAAATCTGGAAAGTGAAAATGCTGCGATAGAATCTGTCAAGCAAAAGTTTGGGAGATTAGATTATGTGATTGCCAATGCCGGGTTAGGAATATTTAAGCCTGTAGATCAGCTTTCCGCAGAAGAATGGAATGATATGATAGATACCAATCTTACCGGAGTTTTTTATACGTTAAAAGCTTCAGTTGAAGAATTAAAGAAAACGGAAGGGTATTATATTACTATTTCCAGTTTGGCTGGAGCCAATTTTTTTGAAAACGGAACCGGTTACAATGCTTCAAAATTCGGGGTGGTTGGCTTTACTCAGGCTGCGATGATCGATTTGAGAAAATATAATATTAAATCGACAGTTATAATGCCGGGTTCGGTGGCGACTCATTTTAATGGTCATATCCCGTCCGAAAAGGATTCTTGGAAAATTCAGCCTGAAGATATGGGCAATCTTGTTTTAGATATTTTGAAAATGAATCCCAGAGTTTTACCGAGTAAGATTGAATTTAGAGCAACAAAACCTCAATCTTAA
- a CDS encoding OmpA family protein yields the protein MKKLVLCLALATVAVSCKKIQAGGNKNIIKMEEGAERYSDDVQGGGESHGTEGHGTEHAEKKAQVSIDLNGVALKGFANGMEDNMIKYLKSGQYETATEDGLKNVWYNFDNVNFKMGSSNQLEAGSQEQLDNLAKILKAFPEAKVKIGGYTDKTGDEAKNVQLSKARAEFIKSELSKLGVSAQIVSVDGYGSQFAKVDAKASDAERASDRKMAVRFTK from the coding sequence ATGAAAAAATTAGTGCTGTGTTTAGCTCTTGCAACTGTAGCGGTAAGCTGTAAAAAAATTCAGGCTGGAGGAAATAAAAATATCATCAAAATGGAAGAAGGTGCAGAAAGATATTCTGATGATGTACAAGGTGGGGGCGAATCTCATGGTACTGAAGGTCATGGTACTGAACATGCTGAAAAAAAAGCGCAGGTTTCAATTGATTTGAATGGAGTTGCTTTAAAAGGTTTTGCCAACGGAATGGAAGATAATATGATAAAATATCTTAAATCCGGTCAATATGAAACAGCTACAGAAGACGGGCTAAAGAATGTGTGGTATAATTTTGATAATGTGAACTTTAAAATGGGTTCTTCTAATCAACTGGAAGCAGGTTCTCAGGAGCAGTTAGATAATTTAGCCAAAATTTTGAAAGCCTTCCCTGAAGCTAAAGTTAAAATCGGAGGATATACAGACAAAACTGGTGATGAAGCTAAGAATGTTCAGCTTTCCAAAGCAAGAGCAGAGTTTATTAAATCTGAGCTTTCTAAATTGGGTGTTAGTGCACAAATTGTTTCTGTAGACGGTTACGGAAGCCAGTTTGCAAAAGTAGATGCAAAAGCTTCTGATGCAGAAAGAGCTTCAGACAGAAAAATGGCTGTAAGATTTACAAAATAA
- a CDS encoding T9SS type A sorting domain-containing protein: MLTSATMMMFGQAQILVNQNFETLNLGNVSSDPTGTTAGQGNIYISGGAVADYQIFNIDAANGKSFKLTSGAGAPPSTGANTNNRLAFIDFSATTATTTNNIIVSRGKIYTGAATGAGSIGLSVFGTLYGTTTGYIGGIKYDYSTKSIIGEANVNVATTPTPTSGTVAISFTPAQVFPANTWVNVEHRYNKTTGVHSYFINNALVSTYSGGSVTISGTNYTATTVSGSTASISVIRNNTSTGNTVTNEAGLDNWDVQFSNNTLLSVNDIKEALPGKILLSIFPNPTSDILNIKTDSKINAVSVVDMTGRKVDVKLDGDKVDVRNLSAGAYLINVETKEGISTEKFIKK; encoded by the coding sequence TTGTTGACCTCGGCAACAATGATGATGTTTGGGCAAGCACAGATTTTGGTTAATCAAAATTTTGAAACATTGAATCTAGGAAATGTTAGTAGTGATCCTACAGGAACAACTGCTGGACAAGGAAATATTTATATCTCTGGAGGGGCAGTAGCAGATTATCAAATTTTTAACATTGATGCAGCAAATGGTAAATCTTTTAAGCTGACTTCAGGAGCGGGCGCTCCTCCTTCTACAGGAGCTAACACTAATAATAGATTAGCATTTATAGATTTTTCAGCTACCACTGCGACAACTACAAATAATATTATTGTATCAAGAGGTAAAATATATACTGGAGCAGCAACTGGAGCTGGTAGTATAGGGTTAAGTGTTTTTGGTACTCTTTATGGTACAACAACAGGTTATATCGGAGGTATTAAATATGATTATAGTACTAAAAGCATCATAGGTGAAGCTAATGTTAATGTTGCTACAACGCCTACACCTACTTCAGGTACTGTTGCTATAAGTTTTACGCCTGCACAAGTGTTTCCTGCCAATACTTGGGTTAATGTGGAACATCGATATAATAAAACGACAGGTGTTCATTCGTATTTTATAAATAATGCATTAGTTAGTACATATTCAGGTGGGAGTGTTACCATTAGTGGCACTAATTATACTGCTACTACGGTATCTGGATCTACCGCTTCAATTTCAGTTATTAGAAATAATACATCTACTGGTAATACAGTAACAAATGAAGCAGGATTGGATAATTGGGATGTTCAGTTTTCAAATAATACGTTATTATCTGTAAATGATATAAAAGAGGCATTGCCAGGAAAAATTTTGCTATCAATTTTCCCTAACCCAACTTCAGACATCCTAAACATCAAAACAGATTCTAAAATCAATGCAGTTTCTGTTGTAGACATGACGGGTAGAAAAGTAGATGTTAAATTAGATGGTGATAAAGTAGATGTAAGAAATCTTTCTGCTGGAGCTTATTTAATTAATGTTGAAACTAAAGAGGGTATCTCTACAGAGAAATTTATCAAGAAATAA
- a CDS encoding ATP-dependent Clp protease adaptor ClpS, giving the protein MFFNNSIKDYENPKREYEEEVLVLDETDEIYKLVLYNDDIHTFDEVIEALIQICNHEPMQAEQCTMLVHYKGKCTVKTGSMDLLKPMHEKLISRSLTSEIV; this is encoded by the coding sequence ATGTTTTTTAATAATTCGATAAAAGATTACGAAAATCCCAAAAGAGAGTACGAGGAAGAGGTTTTAGTCTTGGATGAAACCGATGAAATATACAAATTAGTGCTTTATAATGACGATATCCATACCTTCGATGAAGTTATTGAAGCTCTTATACAAATTTGTAATCACGAACCCATGCAGGCTGAGCAATGTACCATGTTGGTTCATTACAAAGGAAAATGTACTGTGAAAACAGGCTCAATGGATCTTTTGAAACCGATGCACGAAAAACTTATTTCGAGAAGTTTAACAAGCGAAATTGTATAG
- a CDS encoding dipeptidase, which produces MQETLKYINENKNRFVDELFELLRIPSISADPAYKEDVLKCADVVASHLKNAGADQVEICKTAGYPIVYGEKLIDDKLPTVLVYGHYDVQPADPLELWKKPPFEPYIEKTELHPDGAIFARGAADDKGQFFMQIKAFEAMMKTNSLPCNVKFILEGEEEVGSVSLGTWVEENKEKLSCDCILISDTHIYSNEQPTVTTGLRGLSYVEVEVEGPNRDLHSGLYGGAVPNPIHVLSRMIAKLIDDDGHITVDGFYDNVETVSDKERAEMNKLKDNPEEFKKSIGLNDVEGEKGYTTLERTSIRPTLDCNGIWGGYTGEGAKTVIPSKAFAKISMRLVPYQTPEEITEKFTRYFEKIAPSNVKVKVTPHHGGMPYVLPTDTKEFLAAKTAMETAFGKEVLPYRGGGSIPITAMFEQVLGAKSVLMGFGLDSDAIHSPNEHYGLFNFYKGIESIPLFFENYSK; this is translated from the coding sequence ATGCAAGAAACTTTAAAATACATCAACGAAAATAAAAACCGTTTCGTGGATGAATTGTTTGAATTACTAAGAATACCTTCAATTTCAGCAGATCCTGCATATAAGGAAGATGTTCTGAAATGTGCCGATGTAGTAGCTTCTCACCTTAAAAATGCAGGAGCAGACCAAGTAGAAATATGCAAAACTGCGGGGTATCCTATCGTGTATGGCGAAAAACTGATTGATGATAAGCTTCCTACTGTTTTGGTATACGGTCATTATGATGTGCAGCCTGCAGATCCTTTAGAATTATGGAAAAAACCTCCTTTCGAACCTTATATTGAAAAAACTGAGCTACATCCAGACGGAGCCATATTTGCAAGAGGAGCGGCAGATGATAAAGGCCAATTTTTTATGCAGATTAAAGCTTTTGAAGCGATGATGAAAACAAATTCTTTGCCTTGTAACGTAAAGTTTATTTTAGAAGGTGAGGAAGAAGTGGGTTCTGTAAGTTTAGGAACGTGGGTAGAAGAGAATAAAGAGAAACTTTCTTGCGACTGTATTTTAATTTCAGATACGCATATTTACAGCAATGAGCAGCCTACAGTAACCACAGGTTTAAGAGGTTTAAGCTATGTGGAAGTTGAAGTGGAGGGACCGAACAGAGATTTGCACTCCGGGTTGTATGGAGGTGCAGTTCCTAATCCAATTCATGTTCTTTCCAGAATGATTGCTAAATTAATTGATGATGACGGACATATCACCGTTGATGGTTTTTATGACAATGTAGAAACTGTTTCGGATAAAGAAAGAGCAGAAATGAATAAACTGAAAGATAATCCTGAAGAGTTTAAAAAATCAATAGGATTAAATGACGTGGAAGGAGAAAAAGGCTACACTACTTTAGAGAGAACTTCTATTCGCCCTACATTAGACTGCAACGGAATTTGGGGCGGATATACAGGTGAAGGTGCAAAAACAGTTATTCCTTCTAAAGCTTTTGCTAAAATATCTATGCGTTTGGTACCTTATCAGACACCGGAAGAAATTACAGAAAAGTTTACCCGATATTTCGAGAAAATTGCTCCTTCTAATGTAAAAGTAAAAGTAACACCGCACCACGGAGGAATGCCTTATGTTTTACCTACGGATACTAAAGAGTTTTTGGCTGCAAAAACAGCCATGGAAACAGCTTTTGGAAAAGAGGTTTTACCTTACAGAGGTGGAGGAAGCATACCTATTACCGCTATGTTTGAGCAGGTTTTAGGGGCGAAATCTGTATTAATGGGCTTTGGTTTAGATTCTGATGCGATACATTCTCCAAACGAGCATTACGGTTTGTTTAATTTCTATAAAGGCATTGAAAGTATACCATTGTTTTTTGAAAATTATTCGAAGTAA